In Phlebotomus papatasi isolate M1 chromosome 1, Ppap_2.1, whole genome shotgun sequence, the following proteins share a genomic window:
- the LOC129798659 gene encoding HMG box-containing protein 4, giving the protein MENTPSKQDGVSMSRSGRLLKKSSKLVDFQSPDDLDSRTKRTSSHKSSKTPHSVHKAEPADSPMAQAFPAIKNEMLDQEMEVPESGSAGKEDMEMERSYEMSENYQDSAPSKSIYITEKSTKKKVMKDGRLVLTKAQRKDKGKSRYTAYMLWAKDVRQELLYSHPALDFATISRRLGEMWANVPSNVKFNWRRKAKRLAAKGAKPDKSVLGLKRANSKFLNKNSPATHKGATAAKTLTKPPKDSDTDKSPPLTTLIKSISSPQVYRVNTSHPLDVAAHLKLLGDNLTIIGQRLKEHEGQIAVSGSLSVLLDSLLCSLGPLMCLTVHIPGISDRLDGIKDTLHNTLDNIAYVMPGL; this is encoded by the exons ATGGAAAATACACCGAGTAAACAAG ATGGTGTTTCAATGTCGCGTTCCGGGCGACTGCTCAAAAAGTCCAGCAAATTGGTGGATTTTCAGTCTCCGGACGACCTAGATAGTCGGACAAAGAGGACATCGTCGCATAAATCATCCAAAACACCCCACTCAGTGCACAAGGCCGAGCCGGCGGACAGTCCAATGGCTCAGGCCTTTCCCGCCATTAAGAATGAGATGCTGGACCAAGAGATGGAAGTTCCAGAGAGTGGAAGTGCAGGCAAAGAGGATATGGAGATGGAGAGATCGTATGAAATGTCGGAGAATTATCAGGATAGTGCCCCGTCGAAGAGTATCTACATCACGGAAAAGTCAACGAAGAAGAAAGTGATGAAGGATGGGCGATTGGTGTTAACAAAGGCACAGCGAAAGGACAAAGGTAAGTCCCGATACACAGCTTACATGTTATGGGCCAAAGATGTGCGTCAGGAATTGTTGTATTCACATCCGGCACTTGATTTTGCCACAATATCGCGTCGTCTGGGCGAGATGTGGGCCAATGTGCCGAGCAATGTGAAATTCAACTGGCGCCGGAAGGCAAAGAGACTGGCAGCCAAGGGAGCTAAGCCAGACAAAAGTGTGTTGGGATTGAAAAGAGCCAACTCTAAATTCCTCAATAAAAACTCCCCAGCAACCCATAAGGGAGCCACAGCTGCCAAAACCCTCACTAAACCACCCAAGGACAGTGATACGGACAAGAGTCCACCCCTCACCACCCTCATCAAGTCCATCTCATCACCCCAAGTCTACCGGGTCAATACATCGCATCCCCTGGATGTGGCGGCGCACCTCAAATTGCTGGGCGACAATCTCACAATTATTGGGCAGCGTCTGAAGGAGCACGAGGGACAAATTGCCGTATCAGGAAGTCTATCTGTTCTCCTGGACAGCCTTCTGTGCTCCCTGGGGCCCCTCATGTGTCTCACAGTTCACATTCCAGGCATCAGTGATCGCCTCGATGGCATCAAAGACACCCTTCACAATACTCTCGATAACATTGCCTATGTCATGCCAGGACTCTAG
- the LOC129798656 gene encoding ADP-dependent glucokinase translates to MPSFPYFSVLTTFGVFCALFAIILQGFFASQDLKRITEILTNLLILENLDVVSQRVAVGYGSCKDLYVPGTQFLNYTIGQCREECMGGEIFSRRDLFENFGYFFQRGAAAERYTSNKSLFDELIRGASENNLDTKWSLGGNAPVMAKRFHLEGAQVLLAAQMSSDLRKSIPKEILLSLSSSIEQDDIHLILEYRSGEKWGPLRAPRANRFILHNDQNNPTLSVLESLDPLLDDFKPRLFVVSGLQMMDNYPFANGVRAKRLAKVRKQVASLPNETLVHFEMASYVEIELIDQLLKYVIPYCDSVGMNEQELENLQRFLSTRTVSLAADSNPRVAKTLRQMREVFSAIRTLPVNDPHRRELTRIHVHTLAYQAILIANASEWKNPINAVAKAALTAHRHVCGTSHINPDLASLILDDSFATTMTPNEPGSRRIKIHSTEPVSCWKEEISGTEVKICVAPVLVCKSARQTAGAGDNISAAGLILQI, encoded by the exons ATGCCCTCGTTCCCCTACTTCTCTGTTCTGACCACATTTGGTGTTTTCTGTGCCCTCTTTGCCATAATCCTCCAGGGCTTCTTTGCCTCTCAGGATCTCAAGAGAATCACCGAAATTCTCACCAATCTCCTCATCCTCGAGAATCTCGATGTTGTATCCCAGCGCGTGGCTGTTGGATATGGGTCCTGCAAGGATCTCTATGTCCCAGGTACGCAATTCCTCAATTACACCATCGGTCAGTGCCGGGAAGAGTGCATGGGAGGAGAAATCTTCAGCCGGCGAGATTTATTCGAGAACTTTGGGTATTTCTTTCAGCGCGGAGCCGCAGCTGA ACGCTACACATCCAACAAATCGCTCTTCGATGAGCTCATTAGAGGGGCCAGTGAGAACAACTTGGACACAAAATGGTCCCTGGGAGGGAATGCACCAGTAATGGCCAAGAGATTTCACCTGGAAGGTGCTCAG GTTCTTTTAGCTGCCCAAATGTCGAGTGATCTTAGGAAATCAATTCCCAAGGAGATTCTCCTATCTCTCTCGTCATCTATCGAACAAGATGATATTCATCTGATCCTGGAATACAGATCAGGCGAGAAATGGGGCCCTCTTCGGGCGCCCCGTGCCAATCGTTTCATCCTCCACAATGACCAGAACAACCCAACGCTGAGTGTTCTGGAGTCTCTGGATCCCCTCCTGGATGACTTCAAGCCGCGTTTATTCGTTGTCAGTGGGCTCCAAATGATGGATAACTATCCCTTTGCAAATGGTGTAAGAGCAAAGCGCTTAGCCAAAGTCAGGAAGCAAGTAGCATCCCTGCCCAATGAGACTCTTGTGCACTTCGAGATGGCCAGTTACGTGGAAATTGAGCTGATCGATCAGCTCCTAAAATACGTAATTCCTTATTGCGACTCTGTGGGGATGAATGAGCAAGAACTGGAGAATCTCCAGCGATTCCTGTCCACGAGAACAGTGAGTCTTGCCGCAGATTCTAATCCCCGAGTAGCCAAAACTCTTCGGCAAATGAGAGAAGTTTTCAGCGCAATTAGAACGCTTCCCGTTAATGATCCCCATAGGCGAGAACTGACCAGGATTCATGTGCATACCCTGGCTTATCAGGCCATCCTCATAGCCAATGCTTCAGAGTGGAAGAACCCTATCAACGCAGTGGCAAAAGCTGCCCTAACTGCCCATCGACATGTCTGTGGAACAAGCCACATCAATCCTGACTTGGCATCGCTAATCCTGGATGATAGTTTTGCCACAACAATGACCCCTAATGAACCAGGAAGTCGCAGAATAAAGATACACTCAACAGAACCAGTTTCCTGCTGGAAAGAGGAAATCTCTGGGACTGAGGTCAAGATCTGCGTGGCTCCTGTGCTCGTTTGCAAGAGCGCCAGGCAAACAGCCGGTGCCGGAGATAATATCTCAGCTGCTGGACTGATCCTACAAATCTAG
- the LOC129798658 gene encoding phospholipase B1, membrane-associated-like, whose amino-acid sequence MKISWSPVIWILIITPAVQSEVSSLDSGPLLQFFRHARQFLFDFVEDSSNPQQQLKRNIQEQTVQRQVSIDQKFPCDTQGPGRRSAHVPQSVHQLRPGDIDIIGAIGDSLTAGLGLFATNVLEVFSENRGAQMTIGGQGTWRQFLTIPNILKEFNPNLYGYTESNSLSTHRSSRFNVAEGGAMSRDTPHQARNLVLRMKNDPNVDIKNHWKFVTYFIGGNDFCLDMCYDAPEKIVDNHDRELTDVLRTLRDNLPRTMVSIISAPSIRILMDTVGEPPECVSTHYLECPCFYSLHHKPQRKRFLRVMEAFKRKQWEVANRDEFHNKSDFTVIVQPFTDKMGIPRKKNGLTDFTYMSKDCFHLSQKGQSRAANAYWNNILEPYGNKTQNWKKIFEEFKCPTEERPFLATRFN is encoded by the exons ATGAAGATCTCATGGTCTCCAGTCATCTGGATCTTAATAATCACTCCAGCTGTCCAAAGTGAAGTATCATCATTGGATTCAGGTCCCCTACTTCAATTTTTTCGCCATGCCCGACAATTCCTCTTTGACTTTGTGGAGGATTCTTCAAACCCACAGCAACAGCTCAAGAGGAATATCCAAGAGCAA ACAGTGCAGCGTCAGGTGAGCATTGACCAGAAATTCCCCTGTGATACTCAAGGGCCTGGAAGGCGAAGTGCTCATGTGCCACAATCCGTTCATCAACTTCGACCAGGTGACATTGATATTATTGGAGCAATTGGTGACTCCCTGACTGCTGGACTGGGCCTCTTTGCCACAAATGTCCTGGAGGTCTTTTCAGAAAATCGCGGAGCACAAATGACCATTGGAGGTCAAGGTACCTGGCGCCAATTCCTCACGATACCCAACATCCTCAAAGAGTTCAACCCCAACCTGTATGGGTACACGGAAAGCAACAGTTTATCGACACACCGATCATCGAG ATTCAATGTTGCCGAAGGTGGTGCAATGTCGCGGGACACGCCACATCAAGCGCGAAATCTTGTTCTGCGTATGAAGAACGACCCAAATGTCGATATAAAGAATCATTGGAAATTCGTAACGTATTTTATTGGTGGCAATGATTTCTGTCTGGATATGTGCTACGATGCACCGGAGAAAATAGTCGATAATCATGACAGGGAATTGACTGATGTGTTGAGGACACTCAGGGACAATCTTCCTCGCACAATGGTCTCAATCATTTCAGCACCAT cCATTAGAATCTTGATGGATACTGTGGGAGAACCACCAGAATGTGTCTCCACCCATTATTTGGAATGTCCTTGTTTCTACTCACTCCACCACAAGCCTCAGAGAAAGAGGTTCCTGCGCGTGATGGAGGCCTTCAAGAGGAAACAATGGGAAGTGGCCAACAGGGATGAGTTTCACAATAAATCCGACTTCACGGTCATTGTTCAGCCCTTCACGGACAAAATGGGCATTCCTAGGAAAAAGAATGGTCTCACGGATTTCACATACATGTCCAAGGATTGCTTCCATCTGTCCCAGAAGGGCCAATCTAGGGCAGCAAATGCCTATTGGAACAACATCCTGGAGCCATATGGGAACAAGACGCAAAACTGGAAGAAGATTTTTGAGGAATTCAAGTGCCCCACTGAAGAGAGACCTTTTCTAGCCACTAGATTCAATTAA